Genomic DNA from Erythrobacter aureus:
AAGGGCATTTCGACCAGCATGTGAGCGATCGAGCGGTTGGTGACATCGTGAACGATTACGCCCGCGCTTTCCCAATCGCCGTCGATTACATCAACGACCTCGAGACACAGCTTCTCGCGGTTGAGCATGATGCCCTTCGTGTCCTTGGCGAACAGCATGGGCTTGCCGTTTTCGAGCCAGAGCTGCTGATCCTCCGCACCCTTGGGCGCGGCGAAATCGTGGAACACGTCCTTGTTGTAGACGATGCAGTTCTGGAAAATCTCGATGAAAGCCGCGCCCTGATGCGCATGGGCGGCCTTGAGCACGTCGGGCAGATGCTTCGACACGTCGAAGCCGCGCCCGACGAAGCGCGCGCCCGCACCCAGCGCGAAGGCTGCCGGGCGTGCCGGATGATCGTAGCTGCCGATCGGGGTCGAAGGCGACTTGGTGCCCTCGCGGCTGGTCGGCGAGGCCTGACCCTTGGTAAGGCCGTAGATCTCGTTGTTGAAAAGCATGATCTGCATGTTCACGTTCCTGCGAAGAACGTGCATCAAGTGGTTGCCACCAATGGATAATCCGTCACCATCGCCGGTCACCAGCCAGATATCGAGATCGGG
This window encodes:
- a CDS encoding 2-oxoacid:ferredoxin oxidoreductase subunit beta, with product MNAPVKIETTLKDWETDQEVRWCPGCGDYAILKAVQRTLPQLGADPKNTVFISGIGCSSRFPYYVESYGFHTIHGRAPAFATGAKLANPDLDIWLVTGDGDGLSIGGNHLMHVLRRNVNMQIMLFNNEIYGLTKGQASPTSREGTKSPSTPIGSYDHPARPAAFALGAGARFVGRGFDVSKHLPDVLKAAHAHQGAAFIEIFQNCIVYNKDVFHDFAAPKGAEDQQLWLENGKPMLFAKDTKGIMLNREKLCLEVVDVIDGDWESAGVIVHDVTNRSIAHMLVEMPFGPFPMALGVLYDDPRPTFEDAVIAERKKASEGKDANLAKLLGKGQTWTVSGTAQDPV